Proteins from one Cryptomeria japonica chromosome 4, Sugi_1.0, whole genome shotgun sequence genomic window:
- the LOC131032133 gene encoding uncharacterized protein LOC131032133 yields the protein MRRCVPEEDVFDILRACHTEPCGGHFAAQRTTQKILTTGYYWPTIHKDYQGPQFTLELIVALVKEYEIRPWKSTPYHPQANGQVEVTNKELENILTKTIALHKRDWAMRLPEAVWAYHTTWKTTTGLTPYELIYGKKAVLPIEFEIKTLQTALQLSLSLSDAQKDCIVQLHSLDELHQDALFHTEVIQKQRALWHDRHIRQRSFQPRDWALLYDSRFQDFKGKFHTRWLGPYEVEHVYDNSAIQLCTVDSKWRKLLVNGHRLKLYRKPLSKEAFFLDVAKELTMVPFGLLQN from the exons ATGCGTAGATGTGTACCTGAGGAGGATGTCTTTGACATTCTTCGAGCTTGTCATactgaaccatgtggaggacacttTGCTGCTCAGAGAACCACTCAGAAGATTCTCACTactgggtactattggcctacaattCATAAGGATT ATCAAGGACCCCAGTTTACTTTAGAACTTATTGTTGCTCTAGTCAAAGAATATGAGATCCGTCCCTGGAAGTCCACTCCTTACCATccccaagctaatggacaagttgaggtcACCAACAAAGAGCTTGAGAACATTCTTACCAAGACGATTGCTCTTCATAAGCGTGATTGGGCCATGCGGCTTCCTGAGGCTGTATGGGCCTACCACACGACGTGGAAGACCACTACAGGTCTGACCCCTTATGAACTCATTTATGGTAAGAAGGCAGTTCTTCCGATTGAGTTTGAGATTAAGACTCTGCAAACTGCATTGCAACTCAGCCTAAGTCTCTCTGATGCCCAGAAGGATTGCATTGTCCAACTACACTCTTTAGATGAGCTCCATCAGGATGCGCTCTTTCACACAGAGGTCATCCAGAAGCAGCGGGCTCTGTGGCATGATCGACATATTCGCCAACGATCCTTTCAACCAAGGGATTGGGCGCTCTTGTATGACTCCCGATTTCAGGATTTCAAAGGCAAGTTTCATACAAGATGGCTGGGACCTTACGAAGTTGAGCATGTATATGATAACAGTGCTATTCAACTCTGCACTGTGGATTCTAAATGGCGCAAGCTCCTCGTTAACGGTCATCGCTTGAAGTTGTATCGAAAACCTCTTTCAAAGGAAGCCTTCTTTCTTGATGTGGCTAAGGAACTCACCATGGTTCCCTTTGGCCTCCTTCAAAATTGa